In Corylus avellana chromosome ca2, CavTom2PMs-1.0, the following proteins share a genomic window:
- the LOC132170952 gene encoding E3 ubiquitin-protein ligase ATL6-like, whose product MSSIHNRPILTQQSLSCTAKNGSIYYLLLLALLALEIPWAAAQPSPPQDPYQYAKFSPSMAIIVVVLVSALFFMGFFSIYIRHCAGAQSGNSVAARVFSRHAAAARGLDQEVIDTFPTLAYSTVKGLKIGKSALECAVCLNEFEDHETLRLIPKCDHVFHPDCIDAWLASHTTCPVCRSNLVPQPGESVHLPAELNTQLDVEAQNDAVLEQPPNPELQREEEHGPEEPGKQTLNRNRTRNSRSGRARWLPFPRSHSTGHSLVPPGENTERFTLRLPVEVRKQLMNRHLSRATSMVLLPREGSSRRGYRTGWEGSSRGKNYRRLEKGDRMFKSDRWVFSMTPPFLMRASSLKSPKVVATNDGEGTSSRPEGSGSNSVRPPV is encoded by the coding sequence ATGAGCTCTATTCACAACCGTCCGATCTTAACTCAACAAAGCCTGTCCTGCACCGCGAAGAATGGAAGCATTTATTATCTGCTTTTGCTTGCTCTCCTGGCGTTGGAGATTCCTTGGGCCGCGGCCCAGCCCAGCCCTCCCCAGGACCCTTACCAGTACGCCAAGTTCAGCCCCTCGATGGCGATAATCGTCGTCGTTTTGGTTTCCGCGCTCTTCTTCATGGGATTCTTCTCCATCTACATCCGGCACTGCGCGGGGGCCCAGAGCGGCAACAGCGTCGCGGCACGCGTCTTCTCCCGACACGCGGCGGCCGCGCGTGGGTTGGATCAGGAGGTGATCGATACCTTCCCCACGCTGGCCTACTCCACGGTGAAAGGGCTGAAGATCGGGAAAAGCGCGTTGGAGTGCGCGGTGTGCTTGAACGAATTCGAGGACCACGAAACGCTGCGTTTGATCCCCAAGTGCGACCACGTTTTCCACCCGGACTGCATCGACGCCTGGTTGGCTTCCCACACCACGTGTCCCGTTTGCCGCTCCAACCTCGTCCCTCAACCCGGCGAGTCTGTCCACCTACCCGCCGAATTAAACACCCAGTTAGACGTCGAAGCCCAAAACGACGCCGTCCTGGAGCAGCCACCCAACCCAGAACTCCAACGAGAAGAGGAACACGGACCGGAAGAACCGGGCAAGCAGACGTTGAATCGGAACCGTACACGTAATTCAAGGTCGGGCCGGGCGCGTTGGCTTCCATTTCCCCGGTCCCACTCGACGGGGCACTCGCTGGTCCCACCGGGCGAGAACACGGAGCGGTTCACTTTGAGATTGCCGGTGGAGGTGAGGAAGCAGCTAATGAACCGGCATCTGAGCCGGGCAACAAGCATGGTGCTATTGCCAAGGGAAGGGAGTTCGAGGCGGGGGTACCGAACCGGATGGGAGGGGAGTAGTAGAGGAAAGAATTATAGGCGGCTGGAGAAAGGGGACCGGATGTTTAAATCGGACAGGTGGGTGTTTTCCATGACGCCGCCGTTTCTCATGAGAGCGTCCTCGTTAAAGTCACCGAAGGTGGTCGCCACTAATGATGGCGAGGGCACTTCAAGTCGACCGGAAGGATCAGGGAGTAACTCGGTCCGACCTCCGGTTTAA